Part of the Metasolibacillus fluoroglycofenilyticus genome is shown below.
TCATGAATTTCCTCTTGCGTTCGGAATTTCAATTGCATCTTTTTATGAATAAGTACCTCATTTGTACGTGCATTTTTCACCGTTTCATAAAATGTAAAAACATTTTCTATGAACCCTTCGTATTCCGTCCAAATTTCAAGCGACTCACCATTCAGCGGATTCGTTGCAACATCAGGTGTAACATCCTTTTCCCACTGTTCCCATGCTTTTGCTAATGGATTACGCGTATCAAAAATAAAATGTCCTCCAGATTTTAATGCTCGATATGCGTCTGAAATAACATTTCGCCAACTTTCCTCTGTAAGAAATACTTGCGCTACATTTGCTGTCATAGTAATAGCATCAAACGAATTGGTTGGTAAATTTGTGCTATCGCCAACAATCCAAGTGACTTCACCTAAATACTCTTTACTTTTCGCATATTCAATTGCCTCTTCATTCGGGTCAATTGCCGTAATATGATAGCCGGCTTCCGCAAAATGCGTTGTCAATCTTCCTGTTCCACAACCTAAATCAGCTATTTTTTTAGCGTTTGTTTTCTTCAACAGCGCTAAAAAGAATTCATCATCTTTCCCCCAGCCGTTAATCTGGTCATACACTAATGGAATCATTTATTTACCTACTTCCTAAATTTCACTTTTATATCAAGCTATTTTTAATTTGATTAAAGTTTTGCTTTAATAAGGTTCTAATCCATAATATTTCATTACTTCAGCATCAGATAGATAATTCAAAATTCTATTTTTATCTATTTAATATAAAATCATCCAAATACCAAGTCGGGACAGGATTATTCATGCCATCAAACCAAGTTAAAACATCCTTTGCCTGATTTTTCATAACGGTTACTTCATGTTCGCCGAAAGGGATTGCCCAAGGTAAGGATGATAGCGTATTGCTACTTATGTACAAAGCGAGCAACAAGAAAAATTCCATAGGTGGTTTTCCGTTAAAATAACCGTTAAGCTGCCCAGTAGCAAAGTGGGGACTGACATCGGCACTCCAAACAATACGATTAAACTCTTCCCATGGATCCCCATAATCATTGCGGTTAAAATCGATTATTCTCAGTTCTCCTTCTGGTGAAATAATCATATTCCCGACATGATAATCACCGTGCTGAAAGCATTGCACCCTATCTTTCAGAAGATGTCTGTTCTTCTCAATATAAGAGATGATTTTATCATCATCTTCTATTTTAATTTCACAATCTTGGTACATTTTGATTTTGTTATCTATTTTACGGTTAAAACGGACTCCCCACTCTTCTTGCTCATTTGGCGCAGGTATACTGTGAATTTCCTTTAATATTTGCCCGGACTTTACACCTAATAAATACTGCTCAGCTTCTGGCAACTTAGGTAATACAATCTCGGCATCTTCGCCGTCACACCATTTGAAAAGTGAATAAACGCTTTTCCCTTTATCACAAATACCCAATTCAACAGGCTGCGAAATAGGTACATCATTTTCAGCTAACCATTTCATTAATTCATATTCATTTATCTTTTTATCGTATTCTGCAATATCGGCTATACGAAGCAAAAGTTTTTCGTTCGTCAAAGTTTCAACGTAATATTTTTTATCGCTCGACCAACCCTTTTTTATTGGTTTGATTAGTTCAAATGTGCTGTAGTTTTTTATATCTAGCATGGTTTTCCCCCCCTTTAGAGCGTATCTTCCTCTTTTATCTGTTCTCAAAGTCTGCTATATACCTTCTTATTTTCTAAACTTACCTTCGAAAACGAGAGCAAATTCCTTTAAGTTCAAGTATACTCTTTAATTTGTCTTTGCATTTTATTCCATTGCAGACGTAGGAGTCGCTTCCTTTACAATGATAATCCCGTCATATGCTTTTTGAGGAACCAGCTTAATTAAGATTATTTCCATAAATAAGTATACATTATTCTCATCATCCATGTGCATGATTAAAAACAATTCCCAAATGCAGATTTCATAAATTTAACATAATCACTATATCTGACATATCTAAATAATGTATTGGGGTATCTGAGTTTTTACAGATTCGGAAGCTAATTATAAAATATAATTTTTTATATCATTGAATTGTGGAGATTACTGTCAAAATGTATAGAAATATTTCCATTTTTGATGCATTAAAAAAATGAATAAATAATGCTATTTGCCATTCATGTTATTAGCAAATTATTGTATATTTTTTGACAGTACATAGATAATTGTGAGGGAAAATAAATGAAAAAGAAAAATTTACAGTTACAAAGCATTTCCGCAAAGCTAATGCTACTAATTACAGGTATTATACTTGGATGCAACTCACCAAGTACAAGAAGTCATTTCATCCATTGTTTCAGAAACTACTAAAACAGTTGAGACTGTAGAAGGAACGATGAAAACTGCTAGAAAGCTAAATGATGATGTAGTTCTAACACAAAGCAAATTCAATGAAATGTCTGATTCTGTTAATCAAATTGCTGCATCAATAGAAGTAGTTAATAAAGAAATGGACGCCATGACATCCTATAATAAGCTGATGAGTGAAGGAATCGAAAGTGCATCGGAACAGACAGCTGCTTCAGTACAGGAAATTGCCGCTTCTACAGACGAACAAATTAAAGTAATTGCTGATGTTTAGTTATTAATCATTATTAAAAGATGGAGCAAATTCCGCTACCGTTGCTATGACAATTCCTAATGACCACACACTTGTAAGAAATGTTAATATTAAAGTCGGTAAGAAATACCAAGGTATTGGCCCAATATATGTTGGATTAATCAAAGATTCTGGTGCAGTCATTAACCAAACGCTATAAAAAGGAATTAAAATCACATAAGGCACTGAGGAAAGATTTATACTTTTAAATATTTAATTATATGTAGCCACCCCATCAAATACTCTCCCCCCTCCAATCAAGCCATGACGTAATACTATTTCAACTAAGGCCATAATAGGTGCTAATACAATGCCTCCAACTAACAATCATACTGGTGCGATGTTAAAATCGGTATCACGCAAGCTTGAGAAAAATGAACCAATATAACCAACAGTTAAAATAAATATCGCATAACCTGTAGATTTATTCTCAATCATATAGCGGGCTGTTTGCTTAAGTTGTAGCCAAGTAGAGAAAAATGGATTCATACTTCATCCCATCCTCAAAACACAGTTATTATTACAATATAAGGATATACTAGGAAATATTTTCATGAAATTGTTGTTTAAATAGTTTGTTTTATGTAGAATAAAATATATACCAATCCCTTATTTGGGTTATATGGTAAGTATTCAACAAACAAAAAAGTGATTTTATAGTACGTACATTGGACAAGGAGGATATGCAAGGCATGAGAAAAATATTCAGTTTATTATTGGCTGTATCTATCGCGCTTTCCGCTTCATTCGCTCTACCCGCAGTAGGCGCAGCCGAAAATACAGTAGATACACAAGAAATGATGACAACGATTGAAGTGCTATCTAGTTATCCAAGAGGGCACAACAATGAAGAAAAAGAGCTTGCTAGAAAATTTATTATTGATGCATTTAAAAAATATGGTCTTACTGTCACAACGCAAACATTTGACACAGAAATTTTTGATTGGGAAAAGGCTGATAAAGGGGAAGACAATGCTTTCAGCACATATTCGGCTGTTAATATTGTTGGGACACTTTCACCAAATACAACAGTTAAAACGAAGGATATTTTAATCATTGGTGCACACTATGATGGCATAAAGGATATTCAAGCAGCCAATGATAATGCCTCAGGTGTCGCTGTCATGTTAGAGCTTGCGCGCTTATTACACAACGTACCTACTGATACAGAAATACGCTTCATTGCCTTTGATGTGGAGGAAGATGGCTTAGTTGGCTCAAGACATTATGTTGAGCAGCTAGGAGCTGATAGCGAGCGGGTTATCGGTATGCTAAATTTTGATATGCTAGCTGCAAAAAAGGAAAAAACCGTGAAAATTTACTCTGCCGATGGACAAGAAAGCTTCTTATCTGACCTATTAAAAAACAATGAAAACTATAAAGATATTCAAGTGCGTGAATATAACAGCGGTGGGACAAGCGATCATGCTTCTTTTCATCCAAAAGCAATCCCTAACTTATTTTTCTCGCATCCAGCTGTTCATGGTGAATATCATAATGAAAATGACACAATCGAGCGCATCAGCCCTGATATGCTCGCATATGCCGCTGAT
Proteins encoded:
- a CDS encoding aminoglycoside phosphotransferase family protein — encoded protein: MLDIKNYSTFELIKPIKKGWSSDKKYYVETLTNEKLLLRIADIAEYDKKINEYELMKWLAENDVPISQPVELGICDKGKSVYSLFKWCDGEDAEIVLPKLPEAEQYLLGVKSGQILKEIHSIPAPNEQEEWGVRFNRKIDNKIKMYQDCEIKIEDDDKIISYIEKNRHLLKDRVQCFQHGDYHVGNMIISPEGELRIIDFNRNDYGDPWEEFNRIVWSADVSPHFATGQLNGYFNGKPPMEFFLLLALYISSNTLSSLPWAIPFGEHEVTVMKNQAKDVLTWFDGMNNPVPTWYLDDFILNR
- a CDS encoding class I SAM-dependent methyltransferase — its product is MIPLVYDQINGWGKDDEFFLALLKKTNAKKIADLGCGTGRLTTHFAEAGYHITAIDPNEEAIEYAKSKEYLGEVTWIVGDSTNLPTNSFDAITMTANVAQVFLTEESWRNVISDAYRALKSGGHFIFDTRNPLAKAWEQWEKDVTPDVATNPLNGESLEIWTEYEGFIENVFTFYETVKNARTNEVLIHKKMQLKFRTQEEIHESLQQAGFSQIQAYGDWEFKQATAKTKSFIFHCVKK